From one Chryseobacterium sp. 3008163 genomic stretch:
- a CDS encoding RagB/SusD family nutrient uptake outer membrane protein yields MKKNILLTIAFAFLLGTTSCNDFLDNEPRGVLSEADVVTPQNVDGFVVAAYASLGNDHYDTPFSLWPYGNVRSDDAYKGGSGTNDIQTFHFFEISNNIRSDFGELDRLWYLNYVGISRCNKAIAALKQLSDSEYPNKQRRIAEMNFVRGHYYFLLKTLFKYVPYVDENTPIDDYPKISNKAKNDQQLWEAIASNFEFAAANLPATQSEVGRPKKSAAYAYLAKVRLYQAYEQDDNYTVTQVNPVTLQKSIDAANQVIGNYTLEPDFGYNFLPGTHENGPEAVFSIQYSDNDGTLFGRLNYGDVLSLPQGLGCCDFHKPSQNLVNAFKTTPLGLPMFDTFNDTDLNYNQLNSYKVDPRLYHTVALPGLPWKYEENKIFKESWSRSPGTYGYYSSLKENVPVGCGCTVNVDPFYGNSKNRIIIRYSDVLLMKAEALIELGQINEALPLINQVRQRAANSTVLTGSYTTNNLISKYEPGVNCTWNQDFARKALRWERRMEFAMEGSRFFDLVRWGTTAGTMNTYYSVEKTKRSFYSQAGFDHGIEEYCPIPLAQINFSQGLYKQNNGY; encoded by the coding sequence ATGAAAAAGAATATACTTTTAACAATAGCTTTTGCCTTTTTGCTGGGAACAACTTCCTGCAACGATTTTCTGGACAATGAGCCGAGAGGTGTCCTGTCGGAAGCCGATGTGGTAACGCCTCAGAATGTGGATGGTTTTGTGGTTGCAGCCTATGCATCTCTCGGAAACGATCATTATGATACCCCTTTCAGTCTTTGGCCGTATGGAAACGTCCGTTCTGATGATGCGTACAAAGGAGGAAGCGGAACTAATGATATCCAGACTTTTCACTTTTTTGAAATTTCAAATAATATCCGTTCAGATTTTGGTGAATTAGACAGATTATGGTATCTCAATTATGTTGGAATTTCCAGATGTAACAAAGCGATTGCCGCGCTGAAGCAGCTTTCAGATTCTGAATATCCGAACAAGCAAAGAAGAATTGCTGAGATGAATTTCGTAAGAGGGCATTACTACTTTTTGCTAAAAACGTTATTTAAATATGTGCCTTATGTGGATGAAAATACACCGATTGATGACTATCCTAAAATCTCAAACAAGGCAAAGAACGACCAGCAACTTTGGGAAGCTATTGCTTCTAATTTTGAATTTGCAGCCGCTAATCTGCCTGCAACACAGTCGGAAGTGGGAAGACCAAAGAAAAGTGCTGCTTATGCTTATCTGGCTAAAGTAAGGCTGTATCAAGCGTATGAGCAGGATGATAACTATACGGTAACACAGGTAAATCCAGTTACGCTTCAGAAATCTATTGATGCTGCCAATCAGGTTATCGGAAATTATACATTGGAGCCTGACTTCGGGTATAATTTCCTTCCGGGAACACACGAGAACGGACCGGAGGCAGTTTTTTCCATTCAATATTCTGACAATGACGGAACGCTTTTCGGAAGGCTCAATTATGGTGATGTGCTTTCTCTGCCACAAGGTTTGGGATGCTGCGATTTTCATAAGCCAAGCCAAAATCTGGTGAATGCATTTAAAACTACACCTCTGGGGCTGCCGATGTTTGATACTTTTAACGATACGGATCTTAATTACAATCAACTAAACAGTTACAAAGTGGATCCGAGATTGTATCACACCGTTGCTTTGCCCGGACTGCCGTGGAAATATGAAGAAAACAAAATCTTTAAGGAAAGCTGGAGCAGAAGTCCCGGAACTTATGGATATTATTCTTCATTAAAGGAAAATGTACCTGTAGGATGCGGCTGTACCGTGAATGTAGACCCTTTCTATGGAAATTCCAAGAACAGAATCATCATAAGATATTCCGATGTTCTGCTGATGAAAGCGGAAGCCTTAATTGAACTCGGACAAATCAACGAAGCGTTGCCATTAATCAACCAGGTGAGACAGAGAGCAGCCAATAGTACAGTTCTTACAGGAAGTTATACTACCAACAATCTGATCAGCAAGTATGAGCCGGGCGTAAATTGCACGTGGAACCAGGATTTTGCAAGAAAAGCGTTGCGATGGGAGAGAAGAATGGAGTTTGCAATGGAAGGAAGCCGATTCTTCGACCTTGTGAGATGGGGAACTACGGCAGGAACGATGAACACCTATTATTCTGTCGAGAAAACTAAAAGATCTTTCTATTCTCAGGCAGGATTTGACCACGGAATTGAGGAATACTGTCCGATTCCATTGGCACAGATCAATTTCAGTCAGGGACTGTATAAACAAAATAACGGATACTAA
- a CDS encoding glycoside hydrolase family 32 protein, with product MKKIISTLIIAATFYSGLNAQSGSKTSEEQLYRPNYHFTPQKGWMNDPNGLFYLNGTYHLFFQYTPFQSVPDFGKMHWGHAVSKDLIKWEELAPAIAYDEKGAIFSGSAVVDKDNTSGFGDGKNVPLVAIFTYHDMKKEKAGEIDAQSQAIAYSLDNGKTWTKYSNNPVLKNPGIKDFRDPKVFWDAKRKQWVMGLAVQDRQHFYASKNLKDWTFLSEFGKDFGGHGGVWECPDLFPIKVEGTSEEKWVLIVNINPGGPNGGSAAQYFVGDFDGKTFKMDDVFTKQLEKEKVVWLDWGRDNYASVSFDNVPDNKRVIIGWMSNWDYSPNVPTEKWRGSSTIPREVILKRSKEGYTLKNIPVSQLKNYEGKAVKKEINLVSDKKLISKGEIDLSKAVIDVDLKKMTKGVYTFALKNSLGEQVIFGIDNNKQELFIDRTKSGKTDFKNNFADRISKAPLSKSYQNAMLKIVLDKTSIEIFFNNGEKVMTEIFFPNESFSELSLSTDTKGSTLNINAHHINIK from the coding sequence ATGAAGAAAATCATATCAACTTTAATCATCGCTGCAACGTTTTATTCCGGGCTCAACGCACAATCGGGCTCGAAAACGTCTGAAGAACAGCTTTACAGGCCCAACTATCACTTCACTCCTCAAAAAGGCTGGATGAATGACCCGAACGGTCTGTTTTATCTCAACGGAACTTATCACTTATTTTTTCAGTATACACCGTTTCAGAGTGTGCCGGATTTTGGTAAGATGCATTGGGGACACGCCGTCAGCAAAGATCTTATCAAATGGGAAGAACTGGCTCCTGCAATTGCCTATGATGAAAAGGGTGCAATATTCTCAGGAAGTGCAGTTGTGGATAAGGATAATACATCAGGTTTTGGCGATGGAAAAAATGTTCCGTTGGTAGCAATTTTTACCTACCACGATATGAAGAAAGAGAAAGCCGGAGAAATTGACGCACAGTCTCAGGCAATCGCTTATTCTTTGGATAATGGAAAAACCTGGACTAAATACAGCAACAATCCTGTGTTGAAAAATCCAGGAATAAAAGATTTTCGAGATCCGAAAGTTTTCTGGGATGCCAAAAGAAAACAATGGGTAATGGGATTGGCGGTACAGGACAGACAGCATTTTTATGCCTCAAAAAACCTGAAAGACTGGACCTTCCTTTCGGAATTTGGTAAAGATTTCGGGGGACATGGTGGGGTTTGGGAATGTCCGGATCTTTTCCCGATAAAGGTAGAAGGAACCAGTGAAGAAAAATGGGTGCTTATCGTTAACATTAATCCAGGTGGGCCGAACGGTGGTTCTGCCGCACAGTATTTTGTAGGAGATTTTGACGGAAAAACCTTCAAAATGGATGATGTTTTTACAAAGCAGCTGGAAAAAGAAAAAGTAGTCTGGCTGGATTGGGGACGCGATAATTATGCGAGTGTTTCTTTTGATAATGTTCCCGATAATAAAAGAGTAATTATCGGATGGATGTCAAATTGGGATTATTCACCGAATGTGCCTACAGAAAAATGGAGAGGAAGTTCTACTATTCCTCGTGAAGTGATTTTGAAAAGATCAAAAGAAGGTTACACTCTGAAAAATATTCCTGTTTCCCAGCTTAAAAATTACGAAGGAAAGGCCGTTAAAAAAGAAATTAACCTTGTTTCTGATAAAAAGCTCATCAGTAAAGGAGAAATAGATCTTTCTAAAGCAGTTATAGATGTTGACCTTAAGAAAATGACCAAAGGAGTTTACACTTTTGCTTTGAAAAATTCATTGGGAGAACAGGTGATTTTCGGAATTGATAATAACAAGCAGGAACTGTTTATTGACCGTACCAAATCCGGGAAAACCGATTTTAAGAACAATTTTGCAGACAGGATTTCCAAAGCGCCATTATCAAAAAGCTACCAAAATGCAATGCTCAAAATTGTATTGGATAAAACTTCTATCGAAATTTTCTTCAATAACGGCGAAAAGGTAATGACCGAAATCTTCTTCCCTAATGAAAGCTTTTCGGAACTAAGCTTATCCACAGATACCAAAGGAAGTACACTCAACATCAATGCCCATCATATTAATATAAAATAA
- a CDS encoding sugar porter family MFS transporter — MNKILMWSITAALAGFLFGFDVVVISGADKKLQTLWNSSDAFHGAVVMGMALWGTVIGAIFGGIPTNKLGRKKTLLIIGVLYAFSAIGTALSNDPYLFAFFRFMGGLGVGASTIAAPAYISEIAPAKDRGRMVSLYQFNIVLGILIAFLSNYLLSGIGDNDWRWMLGVQAIPAAIYTLCVFTIPESPRWLVSQSRIDEAKKVMKILSPDQDSETLITQMEDDHAESPKENIFMKKYRFPLMLAFLVAFFNQMSGINAFLYYAPRIFGEAGLGEKTALLSSIGIGVVNMVFTLVGVNLIDKVGRRTLMYWGSVGYIISLGLVSMAFYFHWSGLAIPIFLFLFIASHAIGQGTVIWVFISEIFPNHLRASGQAFGSSTHWLLAAIIPSLIPTLFSTIGAGTVFLVFTIAMVFQLLFVMFMMPETKGISLEKLSKTLTK, encoded by the coding sequence ATGAATAAAATTCTTATGTGGTCTATTACGGCAGCTTTGGCAGGATTTCTTTTCGGGTTTGATGTTGTAGTTATTTCCGGCGCAGACAAAAAATTACAGACACTCTGGAACAGCTCAGATGCATTTCACGGAGCGGTCGTGATGGGAATGGCATTATGGGGTACAGTGATAGGCGCCATTTTCGGCGGAATACCAACTAATAAATTAGGACGTAAAAAAACACTCTTGATTATTGGTGTTTTATATGCATTTTCTGCAATAGGGACTGCGCTTTCCAATGATCCTTATCTGTTTGCATTTTTCAGGTTTATGGGTGGTTTGGGTGTTGGTGCTTCTACGATTGCTGCACCGGCTTATATTTCAGAGATTGCGCCTGCAAAAGACCGTGGAAGAATGGTTTCACTATATCAGTTTAATATTGTTCTGGGGATTTTGATTGCATTTTTATCAAATTATTTACTAAGCGGTATCGGCGATAATGACTGGCGTTGGATGCTTGGTGTGCAGGCAATTCCCGCAGCTATTTATACATTATGTGTATTCACCATTCCAGAAAGTCCGAGATGGCTGGTTTCCCAATCCAGAATAGATGAAGCGAAAAAAGTGATGAAAATCCTGAGCCCAGATCAGGACTCTGAAACTTTGATCACGCAGATGGAAGATGACCACGCAGAATCGCCAAAGGAAAATATTTTTATGAAAAAATATCGTTTTCCGCTGATGCTGGCTTTTCTAGTAGCCTTTTTTAATCAGATGTCGGGGATTAACGCATTCCTATATTATGCACCGAGGATTTTTGGCGAAGCAGGTTTGGGCGAGAAAACAGCACTTCTCAGTAGTATCGGAATTGGTGTTGTGAATATGGTTTTCACTTTGGTTGGGGTCAATCTCATTGATAAAGTTGGGAGAAGAACATTGATGTATTGGGGTTCTGTAGGGTATATCATTTCTTTAGGACTGGTTTCTATGGCGTTTTATTTCCATTGGTCGGGATTGGCGATTCCAATTTTCCTTTTTCTTTTCATTGCTTCTCATGCTATTGGTCAGGGAACGGTGATTTGGGTCTTTATTTCGGAGATTTTCCCGAACCATCTTAGAGCATCGGGACAAGCTTTCGGTAGTTCCACACACTGGCTTCTGGCAGCGATCATTCCATCACTGATTCCTACATTGTTTTCTACCATCGGAGCAGGGACTGTGTTTTTGGTATTTACCATTGCAATGGTATTCCAATTATTATTCGTGATGTTTATGATGCCGGAAACCAAAGGTATATCACTGGAAAAATTAAGCAAAACACTGACGAAATAG
- a CDS encoding SusC/RagA family TonB-linked outer membrane protein encodes MKKYKIAIAFCLLPFSYVFAQEVIKGKVVSSNQKPLSGVIVTVSETGANTTTDSSGAFQINDLQKGNTLIFTYPDYSTREVVVDEKTILNIVLAAEKIKSIDEVIVTGYTKQKKADITGAVSVVDMKDLNKQAEPNPIKSLQGRVAGVNITADGSPSGSNTKVLIRGVGTLNNTDPLYVIDGVPTKAGMHELNPSDIESMQVLKDASSASIYGSRAANGVIIITTKKGKKGKMRIDLNYYTAYSQYTKKTEVLNAKQFGQILWQANINDGLNPNSNNLSYSFDWGVQNGIPTLYNSFVPEYLDAGKTIKSANTNWYDEVSQTGVANSLDVSASSSSDKGSYYFSLGYYDNDGIVKLTNFKRLSARVNTSYNFFEGKLKIGENFTFNKTNELMDPGVLDPALRALPIIPVHTVDGIGWGGPVGGMNDRQNPVRLLEYNKDNGYQYQRFFGNVYAELQPVKNLTLKSSFGIDLSNYYKRMLQRSYVSGYLQNKTNAVNIDQSDTEKWTWSNTAQYTAKAGKHHFDVLGGMEMYKDTFKNTWLRKEGFLIETPDYMYPDAGTGDAFNGGSSTYYSLLSYFGKFSYDYDNRYLFSATMRYDGSSRFGKNNRFGTFPAFSAGWRINKEHFAENLIPFFSDLRLRAGWGQTGNQEISNSAVYSLYIANYAGGNPTWATSYGTAYDISGVGSGLLPSGFIATQTKNDDLRWETTTQTNLGLDFGFFNQKLTGSVDVYKKATKDILVLPPYLGVIGEGGDRWINGASMENKGIEIALSYQNETAGGFRYEVSGNISMNRNKITALPQSVINNYGGNGTTDNILGRPVNSMYGYVADGLFRTQAEVDNSASQSGKGLGRIRYADLNGDGMIDDKDRTWIGNPNPGFMYGVNLNFSYKNFDLSTFWQGIGDVDVINSKKYQTDFWSVDDVGSNKGTRLLNAWSPQNPNSDIPALTTVDSNAESRFSSYYVESGSYLKLRVLQLGYTFPKSLMEQYHITNFRMYASVQNLWTIKSKSFTGIDPETPAFGYPLPLTFNFGVNFSL; translated from the coding sequence ATGAAGAAATACAAAATAGCCATCGCCTTTTGTCTTCTGCCTTTTTCGTATGTATTTGCGCAGGAAGTAATTAAAGGTAAGGTAGTTTCCTCAAATCAGAAACCGTTGAGCGGGGTTATCGTAACCGTTTCGGAAACAGGAGCCAATACCACAACAGACAGTAGCGGTGCATTTCAGATCAATGACCTGCAAAAAGGAAACACTTTAATTTTCACTTATCCGGATTATTCTACCCGTGAAGTAGTAGTGGATGAAAAGACAATTCTTAACATCGTTTTAGCTGCGGAGAAAATAAAAAGTATAGATGAGGTCATCGTAACCGGATATACCAAGCAGAAAAAAGCAGACATTACGGGTGCGGTTTCCGTGGTGGATATGAAAGATCTGAATAAGCAGGCTGAACCCAATCCGATCAAATCTTTGCAGGGAAGAGTAGCAGGTGTTAATATCACAGCCGACGGATCTCCTTCCGGCAGTAATACAAAAGTGCTGATTCGTGGGGTTGGAACATTGAACAATACAGATCCGTTATACGTAATAGATGGTGTTCCTACAAAAGCAGGAATGCACGAGCTTAATCCAAGTGATATTGAATCAATGCAGGTGCTGAAAGATGCATCTTCAGCAAGTATCTACGGTTCCAGAGCTGCCAATGGTGTTATCATTATAACCACCAAAAAAGGAAAAAAAGGGAAGATGAGAATCGACCTTAATTATTATACTGCATATTCACAATATACAAAGAAAACAGAGGTTCTTAACGCAAAACAATTCGGACAGATACTTTGGCAGGCCAATATCAATGACGGGCTGAACCCGAATAGTAACAATCTGAGCTACAGTTTTGACTGGGGTGTTCAGAATGGCATTCCTACATTGTACAATAGTTTCGTGCCTGAATATCTGGATGCCGGAAAAACGATTAAGTCAGCCAACACCAACTGGTACGATGAGGTTTCGCAGACTGGTGTTGCCAATTCACTGGATGTTTCTGCTTCGAGTTCTTCAGACAAGGGTTCTTACTACTTCTCTCTGGGATATTATGACAATGATGGAATCGTGAAACTTACCAATTTCAAAAGATTGTCTGCCCGTGTTAATACCTCTTACAACTTTTTTGAAGGAAAGCTGAAAATTGGTGAAAATTTCACCTTCAATAAAACCAATGAGCTGATGGATCCAGGCGTTTTGGATCCTGCTTTACGTGCTTTGCCTATCATTCCGGTTCATACTGTAGACGGAATCGGCTGGGGTGGACCAGTTGGCGGAATGAATGACAGACAAAACCCTGTCCGGCTTTTGGAATACAATAAAGACAACGGCTACCAATACCAAAGATTCTTCGGAAATGTCTATGCTGAATTGCAGCCTGTGAAAAATTTAACCTTAAAATCCAGCTTCGGAATCGATCTTTCCAATTATTACAAAAGAATGCTGCAAAGAAGCTATGTTTCGGGTTACCTGCAAAACAAAACCAATGCAGTAAACATTGACCAGTCAGACACCGAGAAATGGACTTGGTCAAATACCGCACAATACACCGCAAAAGCAGGGAAACACCATTTTGATGTTTTGGGCGGAATGGAAATGTATAAGGATACATTTAAAAATACTTGGTTGAGAAAAGAAGGATTCCTGATAGAAACACCGGATTATATGTATCCCGATGCGGGAACCGGAGATGCTTTCAACGGCGGAAGTTCCACGTATTACAGCCTATTGTCCTACTTCGGAAAATTCTCTTACGACTATGACAACCGCTACCTTTTCTCTGCAACAATGCGTTATGATGGCTCTTCAAGGTTCGGTAAAAATAACCGTTTCGGAACATTCCCTGCATTTTCAGCTGGATGGAGAATCAATAAAGAACATTTTGCAGAAAATCTTATTCCGTTTTTCTCAGATTTGAGGTTAAGAGCAGGTTGGGGGCAGACCGGGAACCAGGAAATCAGCAATTCGGCGGTGTATTCATTATATATAGCGAATTATGCGGGAGGAAACCCAACGTGGGCAACATCTTACGGTACGGCTTACGATATTTCCGGTGTCGGAAGCGGCTTACTGCCATCTGGATTTATTGCAACGCAGACAAAAAATGACGACCTGAGATGGGAAACGACCACGCAGACGAATCTTGGTTTAGATTTCGGATTCTTCAATCAAAAACTGACAGGGAGTGTCGATGTTTATAAAAAAGCAACAAAAGACATTCTTGTATTGCCACCTTATCTGGGGGTGATCGGAGAAGGAGGAGATCGATGGATTAATGGTGCATCTATGGAGAATAAAGGGATTGAAATTGCATTGTCTTATCAGAATGAAACCGCAGGTGGCTTCCGTTACGAAGTTTCAGGGAACATCTCGATGAACCGTAACAAAATTACTGCACTTCCACAATCTGTTATCAACAATTACGGTGGAAACGGAACCACGGATAATATCCTGGGACGCCCGGTTAACTCAATGTACGGTTATGTTGCCGACGGACTTTTCAGAACTCAGGCAGAGGTGGATAATTCTGCAAGTCAGTCAGGTAAAGGCTTGGGAAGAATCCGCTATGCAGATTTAAATGGTGATGGAATGATTGACGACAAAGATAGAACGTGGATTGGTAATCCGAATCCGGGATTTATGTATGGTGTCAATCTCAATTTTTCATATAAAAACTTTGATCTTTCAACATTCTGGCAGGGCATCGGCGATGTAGATGTCATTAATTCAAAAAAATATCAGACTGACTTCTGGAGCGTGGATGATGTAGGTTCCAATAAAGGAACAAGACTTCTGAATGCGTGGTCGCCACAGAATCCCAATTCAGATATTCCTGCACTTACTACAGTGGACAGCAATGCAGAATCCAGATTCTCATCGTATTATGTAGAAAGTGGAAGTTATCTGAAGCTGAGGGTTTTACAGTTGGGCTACACGTTCCCGAAATCTTTAATGGAGCAATATCACATCACCAATTTCAGGATGTATGCAAGTGTTCAGAATCTTTGGACTATAAAATCGAAAAGCTTTACAGGAATAGATCCTGAAACACCGGCATTCGGTTACCCGTTACCGCTGACGTTCAATTTTGGAGTTAATTTTTCCCTATAA
- a CDS encoding DUF4960 domain-containing protein: MKTIFKKTHIIIILLISAAFIWSCDSQVEDGLVTDVSVNISSFKVNNVSGEIDHKNDKITVILPYGTSVKTLVPVIGISQGAVVSPASGATIDFSQPVKFKVKNGNIYKDYLVTVKAQDPIISFKINGLSATINNSGKTISLTMPEGTNLTALQPVIETGNGVSINPASGTTINFTSPVSFTVSNGSITEVYTAKLTTPVSGPSIAFLGTAATRTGLTNPDEIAASDWLFGKYSGAVYVSIADVASSAANLTGINVIWWHFDSATALPGDALNTNVTSKIKTYLNGGGNILLTSFAAQYVDALEIVPAGKGPNNVFGDFLPNGFIDTGSDWGISFKGNENHPVFDGLQTYESGKANLLEKGTFRLNHTAWWFLPDWGGYVNGAGWRSQTGGNNLASEAWDNTLDGRVAIAEFPGGTANKKCMVICMGAYDWYNETVNGNPSQPNSFQDNIKKMTENSLNYLVTH; encoded by the coding sequence ATGAAAACGATATTCAAAAAAACTCATATTATCATCATTCTGCTGATATCTGCGGCTTTTATCTGGTCTTGCGACAGTCAGGTGGAAGATGGGCTTGTTACGGATGTTTCAGTCAATATTTCCTCTTTTAAAGTGAACAATGTTTCAGGGGAAATTGACCATAAGAATGATAAAATCACAGTTATACTTCCTTATGGAACAAGTGTTAAGACATTGGTTCCGGTTATTGGAATTTCTCAGGGAGCAGTCGTTTCGCCGGCATCAGGAGCAACGATTGATTTTTCACAGCCGGTTAAATTCAAAGTAAAAAATGGCAACATCTACAAAGATTATCTGGTAACTGTAAAAGCTCAGGATCCGATCATCAGCTTTAAAATTAACGGATTATCGGCTACCATCAATAATTCGGGTAAAACCATTTCTCTTACAATGCCGGAAGGAACAAATCTTACCGCATTGCAGCCGGTAATAGAAACCGGAAATGGTGTCAGTATCAATCCTGCATCGGGAACAACCATTAATTTTACCAGTCCGGTTTCGTTTACTGTTTCTAATGGCAGTATAACGGAAGTGTATACGGCTAAATTAACAACGCCTGTTTCAGGACCGTCTATTGCATTCCTTGGAACGGCTGCTACAAGAACAGGATTGACAAATCCGGATGAGATTGCGGCTTCTGACTGGCTTTTCGGAAAATATTCAGGTGCGGTGTATGTTTCGATTGCTGATGTCGCAAGTAGTGCAGCAAATCTTACGGGAATTAATGTGATCTGGTGGCATTTTGACTCGGCTACCGCTCTACCGGGCGATGCGCTGAATACGAATGTAACTTCCAAAATCAAAACCTATTTGAATGGCGGAGGAAATATTTTACTTACAAGTTTTGCTGCACAATATGTTGATGCATTAGAAATAGTTCCTGCAGGAAAAGGACCGAATAATGTTTTCGGAGATTTTCTTCCGAACGGATTTATAGATACAGGAAGTGATTGGGGAATCTCTTTCAAAGGAAATGAGAATCATCCTGTTTTCGATGGTCTTCAGACGTACGAATCAGGGAAAGCTAATCTGCTTGAGAAAGGGACATTCCGTCTGAATCATACGGCTTGGTGGTTCCTTCCGGATTGGGGTGGATACGTAAATGGTGCCGGATGGAGAAGCCAGACAGGTGGTAATAATCTTGCCAGCGAGGCTTGGGACAATACTTTGGACGGACGTGTTGCCATTGCTGAATTTCCTGGCGGAACTGCCAACAAAAAATGTATGGTTATTTGTATGGGTGCCTACGATTGGTACAATGAAACAGTGAATGGAAACCCGAGCCAACCCAACTCGTTTCAGGATAACATCAAAAAGATGACGGAGAACAGTCTCAATTATCTTGTAACCCATTAA